In Drosophila busckii strain San Diego stock center, stock number 13000-0081.31 chromosome 3R, ASM1175060v1, whole genome shotgun sequence, the sequence CACTTTTCCAAAGAGAAGATACGCAAGGATCGCGAGCAACGTGGATTGCCCGTGCCCGTATTACGTGGCGTTGAGATGGCGCTATCCGAATGCCATTGCAAGCGTGAGGTTGAAATGGAATGGCCCTGCATATCGCCAGGACATCGAGAGCATACACCGCGAAAGAAAATGGCTGGCATaaaggaaaagaaaaaatCGCATGGAGCAGCCCGTTCAAAGGGTGGACAGGGCATGCATTTCAGAGCTGTAAAGCTTGTGAATCCAGAAGACGAAGTTGATGCCGAGGGCTTTATACAGCTTAATAATGTACGATATCGGGTGTCATGTCCAAGTAAAGGCGAAGTGCCGCGCAAAGGTGACGGTCCGTCTATAAGGTAGGTTATGCTTATTAACTTGAAGGCATTGGCGATAAGTTGGCTTTTTGCAGCGATTCGAAAAGCGCCATTTGTGTGTCGAACTCACGCTATGCCATGATAGGCCGTATATCCAAGTCCTTGGGCTTTAAGCTGGTCAAAGAGTCGAAATTGTGGAACATACTTTGGTCTGATTCATTTCCAGGCGTGGAACTTTTCAAAAACATGAAACGTTTTCAGCAAATTAATCACTTTCCAGGCATGATCGAGATTTGCCGCAAGGATCTGCTCTCACGCAACTTGAATCGCATGCTTAAGTTGTATCCGCATGATTATAAGATTTTTCCCAAAACTTGGATGTTGCCAGCAGAGTAagtaatacattttatattattaagattttaactttaactttgctTAGCTATGGCGATGCAATGAACTATGCACTAAATCACAAACGGACATTCATACTAAAGCCGGACTCAGGAGCTCAAGGACGTGGTATTTGGTTAACCAATGATTTGAAAACAATTGGAGCTAATGAGCGACTGATTTGCCAAACCTACATACATCGAGTAAGAgcattgttataaataaattcaaagtatATTATAGAAATGTCTTAATTTACAGCCGCTGCTTATAGATGGCTACAAGTTTGATCTGCGAGTTTATACACTCATCACTTCGGTAGATCCACTGCGTATCTATGTATACAATGAGGGACTGGCGCGCTTTGCGACCAACAAATATGTGGAGCCCACGCCCAACAATGCAAACGATCTGTATATGCACCTGACTAACTATTCGGTGAACAAGCGCAATTCACAATATGATCTTTGCGATAATGATGATTGCGGCAGCAAACGCAAACTGAGCGCCATTAACAATTGGATGAGGCGGCATAACTATGATGTGGCAGAGTTCTGGTCGAATGTGGACGATGTGATTATTAAAACGGTGCTAAGCGCTTGGCCAGTGCTCAAGCATAACTATCATGCCTGCTTTCCCGGTCATGATACCATACAGgcttgttttgaaattttggGTTTCGACATATTGGTCGATTGGAAGCTCAAGCCGTATATATTGGAGGTCAACCATTCGCCTAGCTTTCATACAAACGAGCAGGTCGATCGTGAGGTCAAGCGACCGCTTATAAAGGATACGCTTACCTTGGTTAGCACAGTGCTGGCGGATAAGAAGCAAATTATGCGTGAGGACCGCAAACGCGTCAAGCAGCGTTTGCTGAAAACCAAGGGCGAGACGTAAGTAGTAGCTGCGGCACTGCATCAAAATCTTATGACAGtacaaatcaatttttacAGTCCCATACGCCAGCGATCTGTAGTGCCGCCAGTTAAACCCAGTGCAGCTAACGAGCCTCCAACTGCGCCAGAGCCGGAGCAAGAGGAAGGCTTGCTGGCTCATCAAATTGCTTGGGAGGAAAGTCATTTGGGCAATTTTCGCAAAATTATGCCACCCGATGATGCCACACGTTGCAGCTACTATTGCAAGTTCTACAGTCAAACAAATCAAGTCTCCATATTTGCAGAGACGGCAGCCAGCAAGAAGCGCGAGGATCTGGCACGTAAAATGCGTCTACAGATTGAAGAGAAGCGCGCCAAACAGGAGCAGATGTTGCTGCAGGCCAAAACCAAACGCAAGCGCATTATACAGCCACGCATAGTGCGAGAGAAGCAGCGCATACAGCAGTATAGACTTAAGGAGAACTGGACGCCTGGCTTCATCTCGGATGCTGAGGAGCGACTGCGAAACACTTGGCAGCATATGCGCAATGAGTCcattaaaaatcttaaaataacTGAGAATGTAAGCTCAAATTTAATAACCATTCTTGTATTTTGTAACTGTGTCTTTTTATTTCAGATCTATTCAGTACTTTTTGAATTTGGCCATTTGAGTAATACGGACATCTCAGTATTTCCAAACATGTATCATAATTTGCAGTGTGGCTTGGACATCAGAGGCTCAACATAACACACAACTTGGTGCATGATTTTTGGAAAAGTTTATCTTCAAACAGATGGAGCTAGGTATAGTTCAAACCAAAGTTGTCGTAGTCCGGGTCTGATACTAAGCTTACAAGTTAAGAGTTtctacatacatgtatgtaatCAACAAGAAATACGCACATAtatgtgtttttaaatttgttatgctttttaaattttatttgactgTAACATGCAAAccatataataacaaaatataagtaCAACTACAGATGCAGtgattagaaaataaattttcaaaattttaatcGCAATCGATCAAAccctattaataattatagttaataaaatcttttaaaCCAATTGATAAATGTAATACccaaatatatgcatatatgctgTATCCTTGGCACGATGCCTAACAAACAAGCATAAGCATTTACTCTTTGCTCTTGATGCCCCAACTTAGaacatatacaaaatacatatacacattgAACAGATGGAGAATTTTGAGAATGTTAAGagcatttgttttcaatttgctgcaagtGAAAAGAGCACAGGCAATATTAAAGCTCAGTATAGCATTGGAATAGCCACAGATTGGTcgtttttttgaaatattgtatttaagaaattatttaaaaagtcaTTCATATAAGTCATAAATCAACACGAGTTGTAAAATTAGTTGAGTATGTTTAAAGTGTCACAGGAAATGCGTTTGaatacaaatgcagctgcagtgcTTGGCCAGAGTGTTGTGGcaggtgggcgtggcata encodes:
- the LOC108601763 gene encoding tubulin polyglutamylase TTLL13, yielding MNLKNSKFYKRIQELRHFSKEKIRKDREQRGLPVPVLRGVEMALSECHCKREVEMEWPCISPGHREHTPRKKMAGIKEKKKSHGAARSKGGQGMHFRAVKLVNPEDEVDAEGFIQLNNVRYRVSCPSKGEVPRKGDGPSISDSKSAICVSNSRYAMIGRISKSLGFKLVKESKLWNILWSDSFPGVELFKNMKRFQQINHFPGMIEICRKDLLSRNLNRMLKLYPHDYKIFPKTWMLPADYGDAMNYALNHKRTFILKPDSGAQGRGIWLTNDLKTIGANERLICQTYIHRPLLIDGYKFDLRVYTLITSVDPLRIYVYNEGLARFATNKYVEPTPNNANDLYMHLTNYSVNKRNSQYDLCDNDDCGSKRKLSAINNWMRRHNYDVAEFWSNVDDVIIKTVLSAWPVLKHNYHACFPGHDTIQACFEILGFDILVDWKLKPYILEVNHSPSFHTNEQVDREVKRPLIKDTLTLVSTVLADKKQIMREDRKRVKQRLLKTKGETPIRQRSVVPPVKPSAANEPPTAPEPEQEEGLLAHQIAWEESHLGNFRKIMPPDDATRCSYYCKFYSQTNQVSIFAETAASKKREDLARKMRLQIEEKRAKQEQMLLQAKTKRKRIIQPRIVREKQRIQQYRLKENWTPGFISDAEERLRNTWQHMRNESIKNLKITENIYSVLFEFGHLSNTDISVFPNMYHNLQCGLDIRGST